TATTTTCTTTCCTGCTATCGTTTCAACACTATCCAAATATACATGACGCACAATTCTATCTATATTGGAAAGTCTGGCCTTACATGTTGACTATCACTGATGCTTCCAGCAACACGTCGGTTTGGATAACTGTGACTTTCACAATTGAGCGCTACATTGCTGTTTGCCACCCGATGAAAGGCAAAGTTATCTGTACGGAATCGAGGGCTAAGAAAATGATTGTAATTGTTTTCCTAACGTGCTTCTTCTTAACCTTGCCAACATGTTTTGAATGGATCATTGtggaaaaaataaatccaatcacAAATGCGACTAGGATAGTTGTTGAATATTCAGATCTAGGAAATAATCCAGTATACGTAACAGTCTACTACTGGGTCATATCTGTCATCATTGTTTTCATTCCTCTTCTTCTTCTGACCATTTTCAATGCTTTTCTCATCAAGTCGGTTCATTCGTCAAAGAGCAGACGGAAGACCATGACTAGGAGACGTGACACAGGTGACCAGTCTACCCAAGAGAGTAAAATCACAGTAATGCTTATTGCAGTCGTGATTTTGTTCCTAGTTTGTCAACTCCCAACAGCAGTGACGCTTCTCTACAAGGCATTCCATCATGTCGAAGACGGAAGCAACGAAGACTTTCTGCTTCGAGGACTGGGGAACATTTTCAATTTCCTTGTAGCTGTCAATGCAGCtggaaattttgtattatattgccTACTAAGTCAAAAGTACAGAAGAACCTTCCTTCTGATATTCTGTCCTTGTCTGAAAGGCAAAATTACAAGGTTACACTCCGTGTATCAGAACACGGTCTACACGACTGTCGACAACGAGAGTCCAGCAGCTTCGAGGAAATACAGTGTACGCACCCCAAAGACTTCGAAAGCAGCAAGAAATAGTTCGATTGCTGTACTAAaccaagaaaatttcattaaccaGCAATCGCAGAAACCGACATCGTCGGTTCGACAGCAGCAGCTGAGTTTCTCGAAAAAGGTAGCTGTTTTTGCAGATGAAAATCCATCTCCTGAAGATGTTCATTATTGCAGATTGCTCAGAGGTTTCAGATGGCATTGGAAAAGACCAAAGATCGCCACTGGACCGAACAAGGAAGAAAGAACAGGTCAATTCATTCCTCTGAAGTCCCCAAGCAAATGCTCGAATGCGTT
The Argiope bruennichi chromosome 6, qqArgBrue1.1, whole genome shotgun sequence DNA segment above includes these coding regions:
- the LOC129972348 gene encoding FMRFamide receptor-like, whose product is MAFNDSVIYDTMNPDENCTLFGSNPCNSTDCANINNGVNCSNVNWSSADIPSFSYLNPDPSIEEFQLQSRFWIQRILVPIIMIIGVIGNTITIFIMTQRRMRSSTNWYLAALAIFDMSYLVFSFLLSFQHYPNIHDAQFYLYWKVWPYMLTITDASSNTSVWITVTFTIERYIAVCHPMKGKVICTESRAKKMIVIVFLTCFFLTLPTCFEWIIVEKINPITNATRIVVEYSDLGNNPVYVTVYYWVISVIIVFIPLLLLTIFNAFLIKSVHSSKSRRKTMTRRRDTGDQSTQESKITVMLIAVVILFLVCQLPTAVTLLYKAFHHVEDGSNEDFLLRGLGNIFNFLVAVNAAGNFVLYCLLSQKYRRTFLLIFCPCLKGKITRLHSVYQNTVYTTVDNESPAASRKYSVRTPKTSKAARNSSIAVLNQENFINQQSQKPTSSVRQQQLSFSKKVAVFADENPSPEDVHYCRLLRGFRWHWKRPKIATGPNKEERTGQFIPLKSPSKCSNAFSPSSTSE